In one Silene latifolia isolate original U9 population chromosome 10, ASM4854445v1, whole genome shotgun sequence genomic region, the following are encoded:
- the LOC141608472 gene encoding serine/threonine-protein kinase ZRK1-like, with product MIIDKHQITRRSTYSDKGLIGVWDGKLVQVIGFCDEGSNESACREIAVATEMGTHRNVHRLLGCCLHTKIPILVYEWEEKGTLESRITNHKGQNKETLEWKDRLRIAWEISHAVAYLHTAFDRPIIHRDLKPANVYLDQDDSVRLSGFSLCISIPAGKKDVEDAVIGTWSYAAPDYMISGRVSESSDVYSFGAILLVLLTGKFPSTIYHSNQGLVSLSERMGEYHAVNCLGEVLDPTITKNGPVADEVHLKAIIELALSCSAADKECRPTMVDVATQLKDIIISSSDDSR from the coding sequence ATGATTATAGACAAACATCAGATAACTCGGCGATCTACGTATTCTGATAAAGGTTTAATAGGTGTTTGGGATGGAAAGTTGGTTCAGGTTATTGGTTTTTGTGATGAAGGAAGTAACGAGTCGGCGTGCCGCGAAATTGCAGTAGCTACGGAAATGGGTACTCATAGGAATGTCCATAGGCTGCTTGGGTGCTGCCTCCACACAAAAATTCCAATTCTTGTTTATGAGTGGGAAGAAAAGGGAACCCTTGAGAGTCGGATAACCAATCACAAGGGGCAAAACAAAGAGACACTAGAGTGGAAGGACAGGCTAAGAATTGCGTGGGAGATTTCTCATGCAGTTGCCTATTTGCACACAGCTTTTGACCGCCCTATCATACACAGAGACTTGAAACCTGCAAATGTATACTTAGACCAAGATGATTCTGTCAGATTATCAGGGTTTAGCTTGTGTATTTCAATTCCAGCAGGTAAAAAGGATGTGGAAGACGCTGTAATAGGGACATGGAGCTATGCTGCACCTGATTATATGATCTCAGGCAGGGTGTCGGAGAGTTCTGATGTTTATTCTTTTGGTGCAATTCTTCTTGTACTCCTCACTGGAAAATTCCCTTCCACCATATATCACTCAAATCAAGGCCTGGTTAGTTTATCAGAGAGGATGGGTGAATATCATGCAGTTAACTGCCTCGGTGAGGTTTTGGATCCAACAATCACTAAAAATGGACCAGTTGCAGACGAGGTCCATCTGAAAGCAATAATAGAGCTTGCCCTTAGTTGCTCAGCTGCAGACAAAGAATGTAGGCCAACGATGGTGGACGTAGCTACTCAACTCAAGGATATCATCATCTCATCTTCCGACGACTCCCGTTAG